The following proteins are co-located in the Sphingomonas donggukensis genome:
- the virB11 gene encoding P-type DNA transfer ATPase VirB11 gives MSVAAQDAGPAAGVYLRSYLAPLAPFLDRGDVTDIYVNRPGEVWIETIGGATERHDVPALDGATLTRLARQIAALSHQGISREHPVLSATLPDGARVQVIAPPATRGDMAIAIRKQVSADLALDDYATGGAFAGTRGAIGGSAPDRDAAMAGMLASGDFAGVLRAAVRGRRNILVSGGTSTGKTTFLNALLREIAPEERLILIEDTPELVLRHANAVGLLAARSDLGEARVSADDLLGAALRMRPDRIILGELRGEEAYAFLRAINTGHPGSMSSVHADSAESAVEQIALLVLQRGTRLTREDVAHYVRSTIDVFVQLERTGGHRRVAEVLLPKAAAR, from the coding sequence GTGAGCGTCGCCGCGCAGGACGCCGGGCCGGCGGCGGGCGTATATCTGCGCAGCTATCTGGCGCCGCTTGCCCCGTTCCTCGACCGCGGCGACGTCACCGACATCTACGTCAACCGCCCGGGCGAGGTGTGGATCGAGACGATCGGCGGCGCCACCGAGCGCCACGACGTCCCCGCGCTCGACGGTGCGACCCTTACCCGGCTCGCGCGCCAGATCGCGGCGCTGTCGCACCAGGGCATCAGCCGCGAGCATCCCGTGCTGTCGGCGACCCTGCCGGACGGCGCGCGCGTGCAGGTGATCGCGCCCCCGGCGACGCGCGGCGACATGGCGATCGCGATCCGAAAGCAGGTGTCCGCCGACCTCGCGCTCGACGATTATGCGACCGGCGGCGCGTTCGCGGGCACGCGGGGCGCGATCGGCGGATCGGCGCCGGACCGCGACGCAGCGATGGCGGGGATGCTCGCCTCAGGCGACTTCGCGGGCGTCTTGCGCGCGGCGGTGCGCGGGCGGCGCAACATCCTGGTGTCGGGCGGCACCTCGACCGGCAAGACCACCTTCCTCAACGCCCTGCTGCGTGAGATCGCGCCCGAGGAACGGCTGATCCTGATCGAGGACACGCCCGAACTGGTGCTGCGCCATGCCAATGCCGTCGGCCTGCTCGCCGCGCGCAGCGACCTGGGGGAGGCGCGGGTGAGCGCCGACGACCTGCTCGGCGCGGCGCTGCGCATGCGGCCCGACCGCATCATCCTGGGCGAGCTGCGTGGCGAGGAGGCTTATGCCTTCCTGCGCGCGATCAATACCGGCCATCCGGGGTCGATGAGCTCGGTCCACGCCGACAGCGCCGAGAGCGCGGTCGAACAGATCGCGTTGCTGGTGCTCCAGCGCGGTACCCGCCTGACGCGCGAGGATGTCGCCCATTATGTCCGCAGCACGATCGACGTCTTCGTCCAGCTCGAACGCACCGGCGGACACCGCCGCGTCGCCGAAGTGCTGCTGCCGAAGGCCGCCGCCCGCTAG
- a CDS encoding aspartyl/asparaginyl beta-hydroxylase domain-containing protein — MAMPSGDIVPDGVAMDEVADRVRLPLTFDPDRLSRDLQAIGSDWIDHLVTQNYEGSWTVLPLRHTAGATHPVMMIYADPTATDFVDSPWLQRAPYLQAVLAAFRCPLAAVRLMRLTPGSRIKPHRDHDLAVEFGAARVHVPITTNPGVTFSVNDVPVAMQPGEAWYLRLSDPHAVANDGTADRVHLVIDCIVDDWFRDLLRPAD, encoded by the coding sequence ATGGCGATGCCCAGCGGCGATATCGTCCCGGACGGCGTGGCGATGGACGAGGTGGCCGATCGCGTGCGCCTGCCGCTGACGTTCGATCCCGATCGCCTTTCTCGCGACCTGCAGGCGATCGGCAGCGACTGGATCGACCATCTCGTCACGCAGAATTACGAGGGGTCGTGGACGGTGCTGCCCTTGCGGCACACCGCGGGGGCCACGCATCCGGTGATGATGATCTACGCCGACCCCACCGCAACCGATTTCGTCGACAGTCCCTGGCTGCAGCGCGCGCCGTATCTGCAGGCGGTGCTCGCTGCCTTCCGCTGCCCGCTGGCGGCGGTGCGGCTGATGCGCCTGACGCCGGGATCGCGGATCAAGCCGCACCGCGACCACGATCTGGCCGTCGAATTCGGCGCGGCGCGCGTCCATGTCCCGATCACGACCAACCCCGGCGTCACCTTCAGTGTCAACGACGTGCCCGTGGCGATGCAGCCGGGGGAGGCGTGGTATCTTCGCCTGTCCGACCCGCACGCCGTTGCCAACGACGGTACCGCCGACCGCGTACACCTGGTCATCGACTGTATCGTCGACGACTGGTTCCGGGACCTGTTGCGCCCTGCCGACTAG
- a CDS encoding helix-turn-helix domain-containing protein, with protein sequence MIESGSNTPGVSADTFGLPDGTAIRYERPARALAPYFTSYVVLDSDPAMWGGKGEWMLPSWAQIWIVLTDGPITVRIGNRTYAPLPRASLYGVTSRAMPVIANGGATVGIDISPLGWARLFRQPADLFGDRVVPLETMLPRAWVDTLVERLRASNLGSDVQGILDEFLTGILPPENPDEPMVAQIMALLADREIADPAAMAKLLGIDQARLRRMTKRYFGFPPKVLKMRSRFLQAFVPMLLRGRDNDFGAVPPRYHDVSHFIRDGRRYLTMTPRRFAIMDTPYLDAALRARGAVFGAKTPTLEAPAAPAVTSVAAG encoded by the coding sequence ATGATCGAAAGCGGGAGCAATACGCCCGGGGTGTCAGCCGACACCTTCGGACTGCCGGACGGCACGGCGATCAGGTACGAGCGGCCGGCGCGGGCGCTGGCGCCCTATTTCACCAGCTATGTCGTGCTCGATTCCGATCCCGCGATGTGGGGCGGCAAGGGCGAATGGATGCTGCCGAGCTGGGCGCAGATCTGGATCGTGCTGACCGACGGGCCGATCACGGTCAGGATCGGCAACCGCACCTATGCCCCGCTGCCCCGCGCCAGCCTGTACGGGGTCACCAGCCGGGCGATGCCGGTCATCGCCAACGGCGGCGCGACCGTCGGCATCGACATCAGTCCGCTCGGCTGGGCGCGGCTGTTCCGGCAGCCGGCGGACCTGTTCGGCGACCGCGTCGTACCGCTGGAGACGATGCTGCCGCGGGCGTGGGTCGATACGCTGGTCGAGCGGCTGCGCGCGTCGAACCTGGGCAGCGACGTGCAGGGGATTCTCGACGAATTCCTGACCGGGATCCTGCCGCCCGAAAATCCCGACGAACCGATGGTCGCGCAGATCATGGCACTGCTGGCGGACCGGGAGATCGCCGACCCGGCGGCGATGGCGAAGCTGCTGGGTATCGACCAAGCGCGGCTGCGGCGGATGACGAAACGCTATTTCGGGTTCCCGCCAAAGGTGCTTAAGATGCGATCGCGCTTCCTGCAGGCATTCGTGCCGATGCTGCTGCGCGGGCGCGACAATGATTTCGGCGCGGTGCCGCCGCGCTATCACGACGTGTCGCATTTCATCCGCGACGGCCGACGCTACCTGACGATGACCCCGCGGCGATTCGCGATCATGGACACGCCGTATCTGGACGCCGCCCTGCGCGCGCGGGGTGCCGTGTTCGGGGCGAAGACCCCCACGCTCGAAGCGCCCGCCGCGCCGGCCGTGACGTCTGTGGCGGCGGGCTGA
- the yajC gene encoding preprotein translocase subunit YajC gives MFIPSAHAQATGGAAADSGLASIVSIAPLVLIFVVFYFLMIRPQQKRMKMLQASVAAVKKGDSVVTAGGLVGKVTRVEDAFVEVEIATGVKVKVVKATLAEVTPLGAKPAND, from the coding sequence ATGTTCATTCCATCCGCCCATGCCCAGGCCACCGGTGGCGCCGCCGCCGACAGCGGCCTCGCCTCGATCGTCTCGATCGCGCCGCTCGTCCTGATCTTCGTCGTGTTCTACTTCCTGATGATCCGCCCGCAGCAGAAGCGCATGAAGATGCTGCAAGCGTCGGTCGCCGCGGTGAAGAAGGGCGACAGCGTCGTCACCGCCGGCGGGCTGGTCGGCAAGGTGACCCGGGTCGAGGACGCGTTCGTCGAGGTCGAGATCGCGACCGGCGTGAAGGTGAAGGTGGTCAAGGCGACGCTGGCCGAGGTTACGCCGCTCGGCGCCAAGCCGGCGAACGACTGA
- the secD gene encoding protein translocase subunit SecD: protein MLDFPRWKVWSICLTLGLAILLAIPSFVPEKTTATWPKWIPAPRINLGLDLAGGSYLLLEADTNDVTAARLDGMREQVATEMRRGTPRIEIGDISTRGGQLSFMVRDATQVDAARERLLPMTTGAGLTGQRDWDISVINTSQFVMKPTEAGLAQAVDTAMGDATEVVRRRIDELGTREPTIIRQGKDRIVVQVPGLDNPQALKDLLGKTAKLEFKLVDEAATAAVQTGQPAPVGTQVLPYAEGGAAGGRIAVQRSTIVSGEQLIDARQAFHPENGSPIVNFTFDGPGGRRFARVTQEQTGKRFAIIVDNTVISAPRINTPILGGSGYIEGSFTVQSANELGIALRSGKLPVALKVVDESTVGPDLGADSIRAGIIASAVAVAAVVAFMLVTYGRFGVYANLAVVINVAVILAMMALIGATLTLPGIAGFVLTIGTAVDANVLINERIREERRRGRNVVQAVELGYKEASRTIFEANVTHAISGVIMLLLGSGPVKGFAVVLLIGICTSVFTAVVFTRMLVALWIRKNRPADINI from the coding sequence ATGCTCGATTTTCCGCGCTGGAAGGTCTGGAGCATCTGCCTGACGCTCGGGCTCGCGATCCTGCTCGCCATCCCGAGCTTCGTGCCCGAAAAGACCACCGCGACGTGGCCAAAATGGATTCCCGCCCCGCGGATCAACCTGGGCCTCGACCTCGCCGGCGGCAGCTATCTGCTGCTCGAGGCCGATACCAACGACGTCACCGCTGCGCGGCTGGACGGCATGCGCGAGCAGGTCGCGACCGAGATGCGCCGCGGCACGCCCCGGATCGAGATCGGCGACATCTCGACGCGCGGCGGGCAGCTGTCGTTCATGGTCCGCGACGCGACCCAGGTCGACGCCGCGCGCGAACGCCTGTTGCCGATGACCACCGGTGCCGGCCTGACCGGCCAGCGCGACTGGGACATCTCGGTCATCAACACCAGCCAGTTCGTGATGAAGCCGACCGAGGCGGGTCTCGCACAGGCGGTCGATACCGCGATGGGCGACGCGACCGAAGTCGTGCGCCGCCGCATCGACGAACTGGGTACCCGCGAACCGACGATCATCCGCCAGGGCAAGGACCGCATCGTCGTCCAGGTGCCCGGCCTCGACAATCCGCAGGCGCTGAAGGACTTGCTCGGCAAGACCGCGAAGCTCGAATTCAAGCTGGTCGACGAGGCTGCGACCGCCGCCGTCCAGACCGGCCAGCCCGCACCCGTAGGCACGCAGGTTCTGCCCTATGCCGAGGGCGGCGCCGCCGGCGGGCGCATCGCCGTCCAGCGATCGACCATCGTGTCGGGCGAGCAGCTTATCGACGCGCGCCAGGCGTTCCATCCCGAAAATGGCAGCCCGATCGTCAACTTCACGTTCGACGGCCCCGGCGGCCGCCGCTTCGCGCGGGTGACGCAGGAACAGACCGGCAAGCGGTTCGCGATCATCGTCGACAACACGGTGATCTCGGCACCGCGCATCAACACCCCGATCCTCGGCGGGTCGGGCTATATCGAGGGCAGCTTCACGGTCCAGTCGGCCAACGAGCTCGGCATCGCGCTGCGCTCGGGCAAGCTGCCGGTCGCGCTGAAGGTGGTCGACGAATCGACCGTCGGCCCCGATCTGGGCGCCGATTCGATCCGCGCCGGCATCATCGCCAGCGCGGTCGCAGTCGCCGCGGTGGTCGCGTTCATGCTGGTCACCTATGGCCGGTTCGGCGTCTATGCGAACCTGGCGGTCGTCATCAACGTCGCCGTCATCCTGGCGATGATGGCGCTGATTGGTGCGACGCTGACGCTGCCGGGCATCGCCGGCTTCGTGCTGACGATCGGCACCGCGGTCGACGCGAACGTGCTTATCAACGAGCGTATCCGCGAGGAACGCCGCCGCGGACGCAACGTCGTCCAGGCGGTCGAGCTCGGCTACAAGGAAGCCAGCCGCACCATCTTCGAAGCGAATGTGACGCACGCGATTTCGGGCGTCATCATGCTGCTGCTCGGCTCCGGCCCGGTGAAGGGCTTCGCGGTCGTGCTGCTGATCGGCATCTGCACCTCGGTGTTCACCGCCGTCGTCTTCACCCGCATGCTGGTGGCGCTGTGGATTCGCAAGAATCGCCCCGCCGACATCAATATCTGA
- the secF gene encoding protein translocase subunit SecF, whose protein sequence is MRLLKIVPDNTNIRFVRLRFWAFGLTLLLSLAAVGLTVTKGLNFGVDFVGGLMIEERFQTPPDLERVRAAVDRLGVGDATLQQFGDPKLVTIRLPVQEGADEGATNAVVRKVETALSAQFPGATFSRYATVSGKVSGELVKNGVLAVVLAMIGISLFAIFRFEWQFGVSTFVAIFHDLLMTLGFFALTQFDFDLNIVAAVLTIIGYSINDKIVIDDRIRENMRKYRNMNMSDLVDLSVNETLPRTVMTSVTILLALFAMLFLGGHVLRGFTAAMILGIVVGTYSSIYVSSSLLITLGLRAQPPVDDDGKGRGRGNPRAERVSAGQP, encoded by the coding sequence ATGCGCCTCCTGAAAATCGTACCCGACAACACCAACATCCGCTTCGTGCGGCTGCGCTTCTGGGCGTTCGGGCTGACCCTGCTGCTGTCGCTCGCCGCGGTGGGCCTGACCGTGACCAAGGGCCTCAATTTCGGCGTCGACTTCGTCGGCGGCCTGATGATCGAGGAGCGGTTCCAGACCCCGCCCGACCTGGAGCGCGTCCGCGCCGCGGTCGACCGGCTGGGCGTCGGCGATGCGACGCTGCAGCAGTTCGGCGACCCGAAGCTGGTGACGATCCGCCTGCCTGTGCAGGAGGGCGCCGACGAGGGCGCGACCAACGCCGTCGTCCGCAAGGTCGAAACCGCGCTGAGCGCACAATTCCCGGGCGCCACCTTCTCGCGCTACGCCACCGTCTCGGGCAAGGTGTCGGGCGAGCTCGTCAAGAACGGCGTGCTCGCGGTCGTGCTGGCGATGATCGGCATTTCGCTGTTCGCGATCTTCCGCTTCGAATGGCAGTTCGGCGTGTCGACCTTCGTCGCGATCTTCCACGATCTCCTGATGACGCTCGGCTTCTTCGCGCTCACCCAGTTCGATTTCGACCTCAACATCGTCGCGGCGGTGCTGACCATCATCGGCTATTCGATCAACGACAAGATCGTGATCGACGACCGCATCCGCGAGAATATGCGCAAATACCGCAACATGAACATGTCCGACCTGGTCGACCTGTCGGTGAACGAGACGCTGCCGCGCACGGTGATGACCTCGGTCACGATCCTGCTGGCATTGTTCGCGATGCTGTTCCTGGGCGGTCACGTGCTGCGCGGATTCACCGCGGCGATGATCCTGGGCATCGTCGTCGGCACCTATTCGTCGATCTATGTGTCGTCGTCGCTGCTCATCACGCTCGGCCTGCGCGCGCAGCCGCCGGTCGACGATGACGGAAAGGGGCGTGGGCGCGGCAACCCGCGGGCCGAGCGCGTGAGCGCCGGCCAGCCCTGA
- a CDS encoding Mth938-like domain-containing protein, which yields MRLEREGSVAGPVISGFSGGGFRVDDNVYRALLLTPERADGWRPPALAALTDADVAPILPQAPAPEFLLLGTGSTLQHPPRAFVAALEARGMGVEVMDSRAAARAWGVLRGEGRQIVAALYPFD from the coding sequence ATGCGGCTGGAGCGCGAGGGGAGCGTCGCGGGGCCGGTGATCTCCGGCTTTTCGGGCGGCGGCTTTCGCGTCGACGACAATGTCTATCGCGCGCTGTTGCTGACGCCCGAGCGAGCCGACGGCTGGCGCCCGCCGGCGCTTGCCGCGCTGACCGACGCGGATGTCGCGCCGATCCTGCCGCAGGCGCCCGCGCCCGAGTTTCTGCTGCTCGGCACAGGTTCGACGCTCCAGCATCCGCCGCGCGCGTTCGTGGCTGCGCTGGAGGCGCGGGGCATGGGCGTCGAGGTGATGGACAGTCGCGCCGCCGCGCGCGCGTGGGGTGTGCTGCGCGGCGAGGGCCGACAGATCGTGGCGGCGCTTTACCCCTTCGACTGA
- a CDS encoding glycosyltransferase, with translation MLRVLTLASLFPDSTRPDFGGFVAHQTLGLAAHPKVEVRVVAPIGLPPFPLDRLPRYRALSRVPRCETWRGLEVHRPRFVNLPGTGGRFHAAMLTRALRPVLAAIRRDFAFDVIDAEFFFPDGPAAVALGRAFGVPVSIKARGSDIHHWGVASPTAHQVVAAGRAANGCLAVSSALRDDMIALGIEAERIRVHRTGIDADRFAPRDRDAAKAALGVAGPLVVSVGNLIDRKGHAIVIDAVARLPGVQLLIAGAGPARAALEAQVAAAGLGERVRLLGAVPHDDLPAIFAAADAMALASESEGLANVWVEALASGTPIVITEAGGAREVVDRPAAGRIVVRTPEAFAQGIAELLMDPPPQADVRGAAAKFSWATNTAELYAHLGGLVARHRAQSKG, from the coding sequence ATGCTTCGCGTGCTTACTCTTGCCAGCCTGTTTCCAGACTCGACGCGCCCCGATTTCGGCGGCTTCGTCGCGCATCAGACGCTGGGCCTCGCCGCGCATCCCAAGGTGGAAGTCCGCGTCGTCGCGCCGATCGGCCTGCCGCCGTTCCCGCTCGATCGCCTGCCGCGCTACCGCGCGCTGTCGCGCGTGCCGCGATGCGAGACGTGGCGCGGCTTGGAGGTTCACCGCCCGCGCTTCGTGAACCTGCCCGGCACCGGCGGGCGCTTCCATGCCGCGATGCTCACCCGTGCGCTGCGGCCCGTGCTCGCGGCGATCCGGCGCGACTTCGCATTCGACGTGATCGATGCCGAATTCTTCTTCCCCGACGGTCCCGCCGCGGTGGCGCTGGGGCGGGCGTTCGGTGTGCCGGTGTCGATCAAGGCGCGGGGGTCGGACATCCATCATTGGGGCGTCGCGTCGCCCACCGCGCATCAGGTCGTCGCTGCGGGCCGGGCTGCGAACGGATGCCTGGCGGTATCTTCGGCGCTGCGCGACGACATGATCGCCCTCGGCATCGAGGCAGAGCGCATCCGCGTCCACCGCACCGGCATCGACGCCGATCGCTTCGCCCCGCGAGACCGCGATGCGGCGAAGGCGGCGCTGGGCGTCGCCGGGCCGCTGGTGGTGTCGGTCGGCAACCTGATCGATCGCAAGGGCCACGCCATCGTCATCGACGCGGTCGCGCGGCTACCCGGCGTGCAGCTGCTGATCGCCGGCGCCGGCCCGGCGCGCGCGGCATTGGAGGCGCAGGTCGCCGCGGCGGGGCTGGGGGAGCGGGTGCGCCTGCTCGGCGCAGTGCCGCACGACGACCTGCCCGCGATCTTCGCCGCCGCCGACGCGATGGCGCTGGCGTCCGAGTCGGAGGGGCTGGCGAACGTGTGGGTCGAGGCGCTGGCCAGCGGCACGCCGATCGTCATCACCGAAGCCGGGGGCGCCCGCGAAGTCGTCGATCGCCCCGCGGCCGGGCGGATCGTTGTGCGTACCCCCGAGGCCTTTGCGCAAGGGATTGCCGAGCTGCTGATGGACCCGCCGCCCCAGGCCGACGTGCGCGGCGCAGCGGCGAAATTCAGCTGGGCGACGAATACTGCGGAGCTGTACGCGCATCTGGGCGGACTGGTCGCCCGCCACCGCGCTCAGTCGAAGGGGTAA